AGTTTTCTCTGGGCACCACGAGCCAAAGGAACATCCTAGTGAGATGCATATCATGAATGCCTGGGTCAAAGAGCCGTTGCCGGGTGTTGATGCCACTGGGGCATATCTCTTCATTCACAATCATGGAAAACTTGCTGATCGTTTGATTGGTGTATCTACTGCTATTGCAAAGCTGAGTGAGATTCATGAAATGTTCCATAAGAACGGTGTTATGAAGATGCGGCGGTTGAAGTCGGGCATTTCGATTGCGCCTGACCAAAAAGTGCAATTGAAGTCAGGTGGATTACATATCATGCTTTTTCATCTCAATAAACCGATTAAGGCGGGTGAGGCGTATATTCTGACGTTAGAGTTTGAGAAGAGT
This Pseudomonadota bacterium DNA region includes the following protein-coding sequences:
- a CDS encoding copper chaperone PCu(A)C, with the translated sequence MFRYLGLFLCLYASVVFSGHHEPKEHPSEMHIMNAWVKEPLPGVDATGAYLFIHNHGKLADRLIGVSTAIAKLSEIHEMFHKNGVMKMRRLKSGISIAPDQKVQLKSGGLHIMLFHLNKPIKAGEAYILTLEFEKSGRVDVPVIVKKGADSKSHDQQHSH